The Aptenodytes patagonicus chromosome 18, bAptPat1.pri.cur, whole genome shotgun sequence genome includes the window CTTCCATGGCCTCTCGGTGTGTCTGTGTGTTAGTCACGCGGGTGGTGTTTGTGAGCGCAAATTGCTGAAGCTGCACAGGTGGAATCTGTGAGGTGGATGTGTGAGGCAGCTGACCTCATGGTTTCCCGGTGCAAGATTTGCACCTCTGTGTTTACAGTGAAAATTGTGTACAGTTGTGTGTTCTCCTTCATTCCACATGGATTAAGTACAGcatgcagaaaaacagcttttgtaTGATTACAGCTGAACGCAGTTAAGGCTATTGCCATTGGGGGTTTTCACAGAGGCTTTTGTGGGTGTTAGATTTAGCGACTGTGTGGTCAGACAGAATACAGGGATCTCCCAAATGctgggagatggagaaggaagagTGTGAATTATTCGTAAAGCAGAGGCAACGGTTAATTAGGAGAGCTTTAAAGATATTTTCACTTCTTCAGAGGATGCTTAGTTTCAAATTGGAAAGTTGTGGTTTGCCATCAGCTTATCCTGTGTTGTGTTCTACCCTTTTTGTATTGTTTATGGGGATTAAAGATTTAATTCTAAGCATAGCTGAGCATCTGGAGAACCTATGGTGAAGTCAGTGAGACTTGACAACATTTTCTTGGGGTACGCTGTTGGGAATCCAGAGTTAGCTGGATTTTCCTCTATTCACGGGGCTCTCAATGACTTGCCTATCGCCAGTGGACCTGTTGCTAAATAGTTTCACTTTCCTCTTGCAGTGAGATCTGGGAGATGTTCAGCTGGTTGGAGGAAGATCATCAAGCTTTGGTGACTTCTGTTTTCTCAGAGTTTCACGCTAGCTCTCCTTCAGGAATGTGTCAGCAGCACTGGCTCTAGCCTCGCAGCCGCTGATATCTCCAGTCTGGTACCGCACTGTTCTTCCAGGTATGCCTGTAGTGTATCACCGTGTTCTGCAGGTGATTTGCAAGCGCTGAGTTAAAGACCACATGGGAGATGTGTTCCTGTATCTAAAAGCCACTTTTCTATTCTCAGTCTGTTAACATACTTGGTTTCACCACCACCCTCCCACTACTCTAGGAGGCTTAGagtctgcttgtttgttttctggttttgttttttcaagacAGGACAACACTGCTCGCTAATATTTCTCACTCACCAACATGTTGGAAGAAGATAGTGATGAGACGTGTTGGAATAACCTGGAGAACTTCCGGGTGAAGCTGATCTCTGTGATAGATCCTTCCCGTATAACACCCTATCTTCGCCAGTGCAAAGTGATCAGCCATGATGATGAGGAACAAGTTCTTAATGACCCCAGCCTGGTCATGCGCAAACGGAAGGCAGGTGGGTGAAGTGCAGCCTTCGGCTCCCTAGATGCTCCTGTGCATTGTCTGCTCTTGGGAGCAGATTGGAACAGAGTGCTGATGGAGTGGGCCTGAAGGAACGCATCACTTCTAGGTTACCATCTGCCTGTGTCTCGACACAAATGTTGTAGGCACTGCTATGCAGCCTCTTTCCCGTCCCCCAGCACATCattgtggggagaggaggaatggAGATGGCTCTATCGGTGCGTTCCCGAGCTGTGTAAGGGTAACAGGAGCACAGAGGGTGTGTGGCCTTTTGGTGTTCTGGATCTCTAGATTAGCATAAGGGAGGGAGTTGCTTTGGTTTGACCCACAAGGCTATTCTCGTGTAACAGTTTTGCAGGGGGCGATTTCCAAGATTAATGCAGCATGTATTGTCCCTCGTTCCTATCTTCTGGTGTTTGAGGGAACGCTGGCAGCACATTAAATAAATTCTTTGTGACTGTTCTATACAGTCCTCGTCTTGTTCCAACCAGAGAGAATGACAGAATTCATTATGCTATTAGTACGTCTTTTGGATTGGATTAACTCTTATTGATAAATTACTGAGAGTCATtgaaaaaactttattttccctgttttccagATTGGAAAACTGCAGAACGCAGAAAAGAAGCCCCCTGGGCTTGATTTGGTACAGAGTATTTCTAGACAAAGTCTTTTTAGTCCAGGCTCTCGTAGGCTTGTCCCTGCTACCTCTCTAGTTACACACAGTGTTCTTACACTAGTGGCCCTTTTTTCCCATATTTGCTTCTGGTATTCGGAAGTGGAGCCTGGAGCTGCAGAATCTGTCATGGTGCTTTGTTTTAACTAACCTTTTCTGTACCTATCAGCAGGGTAACATAAAGCGCTCTTCTGAGATCTGCTTTTTGCACCCGCTGTAGTAGGAGCTAGGTACAAGGGTTAAGTTTTAACTGTTCCTTCACAGTTAAAATACTTTTGTATAGTTACCGGGCAATTGGCTTAGGATTGGCTGGAGGATTTGATCCCAGGGACTTTAATCTGCCTGTGGACAAAGTGGAGCAATTTTTTGTTATGTTAGAAATAGGTAAAGagataaataaatgaatagaATATCCTGTTGCTATTATTTCAGGTGTTCTTCTGGACATTCTTCAGCGAACGGGACACAAGGGCTTTGAGGCATTTCTGGAGAGCCTTGAGCTTTATTATCCACAACTGTATAAGAAAATAACTGGCAAGGAGCCCAGCAGGGTTTTCTCTATGATTATAGGTAATGTTTGTGTTCTGAAAAAAGAGCTCTTCATTTGGTGTTGCTGTGCAAATTGAGGGGGGATTCACCTCTGCTTTTGCCTCTCCCCAGCTTCAGTGAGCAGAGTCGGGAGTGTTCCCTGGCTTGTTCCCTGCGTGCTTTGGAAGGGTTCTGGCAAGAATGGCCCCACTGTCTGGCGTCACAGGCTGGACCTGGAAgggtggaggaggaagcagaaggatcAATTCTTCCTTCTGCCTGTTCTGTCAGTGACACTGTGGTGTAGAAAGGCACAGAGCAGGGGGGAAACGGCAGGGATAATTTGATCACACGTGTCTTCAGGGTTTGCATGCTTGTGCGTGGCATGTGATGATCCCGAGCTGCAGTGATAAGTGGGTGAGAACCTGTGCTGTATGTGTGTCCGGGGAGCAGACAGGACAGCAGTGGCTGATGTCTGCCCACCAAACAGACACTGCTGGGGAATCTGGCCTGAGCCAGCTCCTGATGAACGAGATCATGAAGCTGCAGAGCACCGTGCAGGAGGAGCGGCGGAAGGCCCAGGAGCTCACCATGTGGCTGCACACCAAAGAGGACACGATCAGAGAGATGTGGGTgagggacagcctgctccacaAGCACCAAGAGCGGGCGCAGAAGAtgaaggaggagagggacagCCTGAGCAAGGAGCTGCGGAAGTGCAAGGACGAGAACTACAACCTGGCAATGAGCTATGCCAAACAGAGTGAGGAGAAGAGCGCTGCCCTCATGAAGAACCGGGACCTGATCCTAGAGGTCAGTCACCCTTTTCTAACACTTCCCCCTTCTTACCTGATCCCTGGAAGGCTGTGCTGTGCACCAGACTTCTTTGCCCAGGATGGTCTGGACCAGTCCAGCATGAGGTTCTGTGCATATTCTCTAGCAGGTGGCATGTCTTGGTGGTCCCTAGCTCAGCCCAGTAGGCCCATGTATTACAAGTTATGCTGTGAAGAATTAAGTCTTCCCCTCATTCAAGACTGGGCCCACTCACAAAAGCAACCTGTTGTATCCATTTAGCACACAGGCAGGACTCTGGTCCCCAGAGCGCCGAGCGTCCTGAGGAAAACAACGCTGGGGAGAAACTTGCCCCATCTTTGTCTGGGGATCGGAGTGAGAACTGCTTTTGCAGGCCAGAGTTTTCTCCTTGTTACTGATGAGCTCTGAACCTTCTTGTAGATCGATCGCTTGAAGCACAGCCTTATGAAGGCTGAGGATGACTGCACACTGGAGCGTAAGCACACAATGAAACTGAAGCACGCCATAGAGCAGCGTCCAAGCCATGAAGTGATGTGGGAGATCCAGCAGGAGAAGGAGTTGCTCTTGGCCAAGAATCAGGAGCTGGAGAACACTCTCCAGGTTGGTGGGGGTGGTTGGATATGGACTCCTGAGAAGTGATTTTTTGTAGCAGCACGGGCAGTGATGGGGCTGCACTGAAGATTGTGTGGGTCAGTTGTGGCCTTGTTGTCCCAAGTCAAATAGAGCACATAGGAATGTGGGAAGAGAGTTAATATGGAATTAGATGGTTGCTGTATctcgctgctttttttttttttttttttttttttttttttttttttttgtccagcagGTTGCCAGGGAACAGAATTTGGAGAAGAGCCTCTCCAATGAGACTCTGGAGAATGACTGTAGCCAGATACTAGAAGAACGCCGGGAGCTGATGAACACCATTTACAGCCTTCGCAAGGAGCTGCAGCGATCCGAGGTGCTCCAAGACAAAGTACGTGATGCACTGCAAATCCCTGCTGAGGGTCAGTGGGTAAGATAGGCAGATGAAGCACCTGCAATGTCTTGCCTATGGAGCAGAGGAGCTACTCAGCAGTAATCCTTGCTGCTCCTACTCCAGTGTCTGTGTTATAGTTTGTCGATAAAAGGCACTCTAATATTTTAGCATTCTGTGTCTGTGGCATTAACTGTTACCTGTTAATGCCCGTGTTAATTAACAGTCCCTGCCTCAGCCTGGAGGGCAATGGGAGCTTTTATCATGACTGACAGCTCAGGTACATGTAAATCCATCATGTTAGCAGTCCTCCTAGTCATGTTGACCAACCTTCT containing:
- the CARD9 gene encoding caspase recruitment domain-containing protein 9 isoform X2, with protein sequence MLEEDSDETCWNNLENFRVKLISVIDPSRITPYLRQCKVISHDDEEQVLNDPSLVMRKRKAGVLLDILQRTGHKGFEAFLESLELYYPQLYKKITGKEPSRVFSMIIDTAGESGLSQLLMNEIMKLQSTVQEERRKAQELTMWLHTKEDTIREMWVRDSLLHKHQERAQKMKEERDSLSKELRKCKDENYNLAMSYAKQSEEKSAALMKNRDLILEIDRLKHSLMKAEDDCTLERKHTMKLKHAIEQRPSHEVMWEIQQEKELLLAKNQELENTLQVAREQNLEKSLSNETLENDCSQILEERRELMNTIYSLRKELQRSEVLQDKYAEEKEMLELQCTSLRKDSQMYKKRIEAVLQQMEEVASERDQALLTREQFYMQYSKNLVERDAYRKQIRELGERCDEMQLQLFQKESQLLATEAKLKRLQLELPTPTSDLDDTSSRDSQELTLHGHLDEDTQPTKKDCPEGQNQQFSTQESSLPPKSPSFKERGLANEELAEKERRRMKDCFERYRRKRALRRVPKDRHQEADWENTTGSDNTDTEGS
- the CARD9 gene encoding caspase recruitment domain-containing protein 9 isoform X3, whose amino-acid sequence is MLEEDSDETCWNNLENFRVKLISVIDPSRITPYLRQCKVISHDDEEQVLNDPSLVMRKRKAGVLLDILQRTGHKGFEAFLESLELYYPQLYKKITGKEPSRVFSMIIDTAGESGLSQLLMNEIMKLQSTVQEERRKAQELTMWLHTKEDTIREMWVRDSLLHKHQERAQKMKEERDSLSKELRKCKDENYNLAMSYAKQSEEKSAALMKNRDLILEIDRLKHSLMKAEDDCTLERKHTMKLKHAIEQRPSHEVMWEIQQEKELLLAKNQELENTLQQVAREQNLEKSLSNETLENDCSQILEERRELMNTIYSLRKELQRSEVLQDKYAEEKEMLELQCTSLRKDSQMYKKRIEAVLQQMEEVASERDQALLTREQFYMQYSKNLVERDAYRKQIRELGERCDEMQLQLFQKESQLLATEAKLKRLQLELPTPTSDLDDTSSRDSQELTLHGHLDEDTQPTKKDCPEGQNQQFSTQESSLPPKSPSKKSAAKGTEGPTPRG
- the CARD9 gene encoding caspase recruitment domain-containing protein 9 isoform X1, coding for MLEEDSDETCWNNLENFRVKLISVIDPSRITPYLRQCKVISHDDEEQVLNDPSLVMRKRKAGVLLDILQRTGHKGFEAFLESLELYYPQLYKKITGKEPSRVFSMIIDTAGESGLSQLLMNEIMKLQSTVQEERRKAQELTMWLHTKEDTIREMWVRDSLLHKHQERAQKMKEERDSLSKELRKCKDENYNLAMSYAKQSEEKSAALMKNRDLILEIDRLKHSLMKAEDDCTLERKHTMKLKHAIEQRPSHEVMWEIQQEKELLLAKNQELENTLQQVAREQNLEKSLSNETLENDCSQILEERRELMNTIYSLRKELQRSEVLQDKYAEEKEMLELQCTSLRKDSQMYKKRIEAVLQQMEEVASERDQALLTREQFYMQYSKNLVERDAYRKQIRELGERCDEMQLQLFQKESQLLATEAKLKRLQLELPTPTSDLDDTSSRDSQELTLHGHLDEDTQPTKKDCPEGQNQQFSTQESSLPPKSPSFKERGLANEELAEKERRRMKDCFERYRRKRALRRVPKDRHQEADWENTTGSDNTDTEGS